Proteins from a genomic interval of Stenotrophomonas sp. WZN-1:
- a CDS encoding GH92 family glycosyl hydrolase, translating into MTLSDPHRALLPLSLALACATSAMPVLAQGLQTSFEPGEPAPTQAAGGLRVTIGNGPAAPYTAKRNAGYSGLHALRYSSEGGSARRELFKADLPIQADTTLSWLVLPEIVGKDTVASTYVSLDLLLDDGSRVSAGAARDQHGVAIGARAQGESKTLYPQQWARKAVRLGDVPALKGRRVVAIELEVASAEGAPVSGWIDDVRLDTVPRQQPQRVSDWVLTTRGTQANGTFSRGNNFPATAVPHGFNFWTPVTDAGALNWLYRWNEQNDARNRPQLQALALSHQPSPWMGDRQTFQVMPSSSRGAPEADRRKRALSFDRSHESARPYRYDVRFDNGIAAAIAPTDHAALFRFDFPEGGDANLLFDNVDARGGLTLDAATQTLSGYTDTRSGLSNGASRMYVVASFDKPWRSNGRLDTGRPTGYIKFDAGSDRRVTMRIATSLISVEQARHNLALEIAATDTLESVAGRAQDAWDARLARFDIGDASDDQKTTLYSSLYRLYLYPNSGHENAGSAAMPDWRYANQASASDDNTEGSANRSFTGVRDGKVFVNNGFWDTFRTTWPAYALFTPDDAGQMVQGFIEQYRAGGWIARWSSPGYADLMVGTSSDVAFADAWLKGIGGFDPAEAYAAALKNATVVPPDRHVGRKGMDRSTFRGYASADVHEGMSWTMEGALNDFGIANMADALAKRATTPAARERYSTEAEYFRYRAASYTTMFDPAAGFFQGRTADGRWRVDAKDYDPRVWGHDYTESNGWTFAFTAAHDGEGLAALYGGRGKLAAKLDAFFATPETADPALAGSYGSTIHEMTEARDVRMGMYAHSNQPAHHIPWMYLYAGQPWKTQQHVREILSRLYVGSEIGQGYPGDEDNGETSAWYVLASLGLYPLRMGAPEYVIGSPAFQHARVELQGGAVLTVNAANNSRENVYVQSLKINGTPWTKTWVPHDLIAKGATLDFVMGPQPSRWGSGVDDVPRSLTARGQRPQLLHDLLGSGAKATLADGRALPALVDDDAATTVGLGGGATIALTDVAEGSPTMYTLTSGDGRVQGGEWSLEARNGNGRWIVLDQRSGEAFESARQTRPFRIAKPGRYSEYRLRLAAPGRLPLAEIELLAPSAVQ; encoded by the coding sequence CTGGCGCAGGGGCTGCAGACCTCGTTCGAACCGGGCGAACCTGCCCCGACGCAGGCGGCGGGTGGACTGCGGGTCACGATCGGCAATGGGCCGGCCGCGCCCTACACCGCCAAGCGCAACGCCGGCTACAGCGGCCTGCATGCACTGCGCTACAGCAGCGAGGGCGGCAGCGCGCGGCGCGAACTGTTCAAGGCCGACCTGCCCATCCAGGCCGATACCACGCTGTCGTGGCTGGTGCTGCCGGAGATCGTCGGCAAGGACACCGTCGCCTCCACCTATGTATCGCTGGACCTGCTGCTGGACGATGGCAGCCGCGTTTCGGCCGGTGCGGCGCGCGACCAGCATGGGGTGGCGATCGGCGCACGCGCGCAGGGCGAGTCGAAGACGCTGTACCCGCAGCAGTGGGCGCGCAAGGCAGTGCGGCTGGGCGACGTGCCGGCGCTGAAGGGGCGCCGCGTGGTGGCGATCGAGCTGGAGGTGGCCAGCGCCGAGGGCGCGCCGGTCTCCGGCTGGATCGATGACGTGCGCCTGGACACGGTGCCAAGGCAGCAGCCGCAGCGCGTCTCGGACTGGGTGCTGACCACCCGCGGCACCCAGGCCAACGGCACCTTCTCGCGCGGCAACAATTTCCCGGCCACGGCGGTGCCGCACGGGTTCAACTTCTGGACTCCGGTCACCGATGCCGGCGCCCTGAACTGGCTGTACCGCTGGAACGAGCAGAACGATGCGCGGAACCGCCCGCAGCTGCAGGCGCTTGCGCTGAGCCACCAGCCCAGCCCGTGGATGGGCGACCGCCAGACCTTCCAGGTGATGCCCTCGTCCAGCCGTGGCGCGCCGGAGGCCGACCGCCGCAAGCGCGCGCTGTCGTTCGACCGCAGCCATGAAAGCGCACGCCCGTATCGCTACGACGTGCGCTTCGACAACGGCATCGCTGCCGCAATCGCGCCGACCGACCATGCCGCGTTGTTCCGCTTCGACTTCCCCGAAGGCGGTGACGCCAACCTGCTGTTCGACAACGTCGATGCGCGTGGTGGCCTGACCCTGGACGCCGCCACGCAGACGCTGTCCGGCTACACCGATACGCGCAGCGGCCTGTCCAACGGCGCCAGCCGCATGTACGTGGTCGCCAGCTTCGACAAGCCCTGGCGCAGCAACGGCCGCCTCGACACCGGTCGCCCGACCGGCTACATCAAGTTCGACGCCGGCAGCGACCGGCGGGTGACGATGCGCATCGCCACCTCGCTGATCTCAGTCGAGCAGGCGCGGCACAACCTGGCACTGGAGATCGCCGCCACCGATACGCTGGAGAGCGTGGCCGGCCGCGCGCAGGATGCATGGGACGCGCGCCTGGCCCGCTTCGACATCGGCGATGCCAGCGACGACCAGAAGACCACGCTGTACTCCAGCCTGTACCGGCTGTACCTGTATCCCAATTCCGGCCACGAGAATGCCGGCAGCGCGGCGATGCCGGACTGGCGCTACGCCAACCAGGCCAGCGCCAGCGATGACAACACAGAGGGCAGCGCGAACCGCAGCTTCACCGGCGTACGCGATGGCAAGGTGTTCGTCAACAACGGCTTCTGGGACACCTTCCGCACCACTTGGCCGGCCTACGCACTGTTCACGCCCGACGATGCCGGGCAGATGGTGCAGGGCTTCATCGAGCAGTACCGCGCCGGTGGCTGGATCGCACGCTGGTCGTCGCCGGGTTACGCCGACCTGATGGTCGGCACCAGCTCGGACGTGGCCTTCGCCGATGCATGGCTGAAGGGCATCGGCGGTTTCGATCCGGCCGAGGCCTATGCCGCCGCGCTGAAGAACGCGACCGTGGTCCCCCCCGACCGCCATGTCGGCCGCAAGGGCATGGACCGTTCAACCTTCCGTGGCTACGCCAGCGCAGACGTGCACGAAGGCATGTCGTGGACGATGGAAGGCGCACTCAATGATTTCGGCATCGCCAACATGGCCGATGCGCTGGCCAAGCGCGCGACCACGCCGGCAGCACGCGAGCGCTACAGCACCGAGGCCGAGTACTTCCGCTATCGCGCCGCCAGCTACACGACGATGTTCGATCCGGCCGCCGGATTCTTCCAGGGCCGCACTGCCGATGGCCGCTGGCGCGTGGATGCGAAGGACTACGACCCGCGCGTGTGGGGCCACGACTACACCGAATCCAATGGCTGGACCTTCGCCTTCACCGCCGCCCACGATGGCGAAGGCCTGGCCGCGCTGTACGGTGGCCGCGGCAAGCTGGCGGCGAAGCTGGATGCCTTCTTCGCCACGCCGGAAACCGCGGACCCGGCACTGGCCGGCTCCTACGGCAGCACCATCCACGAGATGACCGAAGCGCGCGACGTGCGCATGGGCATGTACGCGCACAGCAACCAGCCGGCGCACCACATCCCGTGGATGTACCTGTACGCCGGGCAGCCGTGGAAGACCCAGCAGCACGTGCGCGAGATCCTGTCGCGGCTGTACGTCGGCAGCGAGATCGGCCAGGGTTATCCAGGCGACGAGGACAATGGCGAGACCTCGGCGTGGTACGTGCTGGCCTCGCTGGGCCTGTACCCGCTGCGCATGGGCGCCCCGGAGTACGTGATCGGTTCGCCGGCCTTCCAGCACGCACGGGTGGAACTGCAGGGCGGCGCGGTGCTGACCGTCAACGCGGCCAACAACTCACGCGAGAACGTCTACGTGCAGTCGCTGAAGATCAACGGCACGCCATGGACCAAGACCTGGGTTCCGCACGACCTGATTGCCAAGGGTGCGACGCTGGACTTCGTGATGGGGCCGCAGCCGTCGCGTTGGGGCAGCGGTGTGGATGACGTGCCGCGTTCGTTGACCGCGCGCGGCCAGCGCCCGCAGCTGCTGCATGACCTGCTCGGCAGCGGCGCGAAGGCGACGCTGGCCGATGGCCGCGCCCTGCCCGCGCTGGTCGATGACGATGCGGCCACCACTGTCGGCCTGGGCGGCGGCGCAACCATCGCGCTGACCGACGTGGCCGAAGGCAGCCCAACGATGTACACGCTGACCAGCGGTGATGGCCGCGTCCAGGGAGGCGAATGGTCGTTGGAGGCACGCAACGGCAATGGCCGCTGGATCGTACTCGACCAGCGCAGCGGCGAAGCTTTCGAATCCGCCCGCCAGACCCGTCCTTTCCGCATCGCCAAACCCGGTCGTTACAGCGAGTACCGGCTGCGCCTGGCCGCACCGGGCCGGCTGCCGCTGGCGGAGATCGAACTGTTGGCGCCCAGCGCCGTACAATGA
- a CDS encoding basic secretory protein-like protein: MSPMRYRLLPLALVALSFSSFGQTQAFDAQLTRDGVTLNYQDARGALAAPQRKRVIDTFYFAYLRERADFHPAAPSMVRIVIDPAYTGIAFVGDKDQAATITINPGWLAQHPNDIDLVTHEAMHIVQGYPGYGDARVPGWLVEGIADYARDRYGMDNAAAGWALPGKVEKGQNFDSGYRVTGAFLKWADAEHPGLVLALDKALRDGRYAPALWQKHTGKALPALWAQYAKPRSDAPPPAPARRGKRH; the protein is encoded by the coding sequence ATGAGCCCTATGCGCTACCGTCTGTTGCCTCTGGCCCTTGTTGCCCTTTCCTTCTCCAGCTTCGGCCAGACCCAAGCCTTTGATGCGCAGCTGACCCGCGACGGCGTGACGCTGAACTACCAGGACGCCCGTGGCGCCCTGGCCGCGCCGCAGCGCAAGCGGGTGATCGATACGTTCTACTTCGCCTACCTGCGCGAACGTGCGGACTTCCACCCGGCCGCGCCGTCGATGGTGCGCATCGTGATCGATCCGGCCTACACCGGGATCGCCTTCGTCGGTGACAAGGACCAGGCGGCGACGATCACCATCAACCCGGGTTGGCTGGCGCAGCACCCGAATGACATCGACCTGGTCACCCATGAGGCCATGCACATCGTGCAGGGCTATCCGGGCTATGGCGACGCACGGGTGCCGGGATGGCTGGTGGAAGGCATCGCCGACTACGCACGCGACCGCTACGGCATGGACAATGCCGCGGCCGGTTGGGCACTGCCGGGCAAGGTCGAGAAGGGCCAGAACTTCGACAGCGGCTACCGGGTCACCGGCGCGTTCCTGAAATGGGCCGACGCCGAACACCCAGGCCTGGTGCTGGCTCTGGACAAGGCCCTGCGCGATGGCCGCTATGCACCGGCGCTGTGGCAGAAGCACACCGGCAAGGCACTGCCGGCGCTGTGGGCGCAGTACGCCAAGCCGCGTTCCGACGCACCGCCGCCGGCCCCGGCACGCCGCGGCAAGCGGCACTGA
- a CDS encoding NADP-dependent malic enzyme: MSNEDFKQAALDYHRMSPPGKIKVSATKPMLTQRDLSLAYSPGVAYACEAIKADPQQASELTARGNLVAVISNGTAVLGLGNIGALAGKPVMEGKGVLFQKFAGIDVFDIEVDETDPDKLVDIIASLEPTFGGINLEDIKAPECFVVERKLRERMKIPVFHDDQHGTAIIVGAAVLNAMAITGKKIEEVKLATTGMGAAGISCVNMLVQLGLKPENILAFDREGVIHTGRTDLDPEKQRYARDTDKRTLAEIVDGADIFLGLSAPGILTADMVKTMAPDPVIFALANPTPEIMPELARAARPDAIIGTGRSDYPNQVNNVLCFPYLFRGALDVGATAINEEMKIACVRAIAALARRAATDMGSAYGGDTPSFGREYLIPRPFDRRLLVELSAAVAQAAMDSGVASRPIEDMGAYRDKLAQFVYRTSLMMKPVYDRARSDKQRVVYAEGEEEVVLQAVQNVVDDGLAHPILIGRPEVIESRIERLGLRLKIGENVEVTNINDDPRFNEYWQYYHGLTGRRGVTVAAAKNLMRSRPTLIAAVMVARGEADAMLTGIVGRFHKKLGYVRSVLPLEPKVTSTSAMTGVINQQGVFFFVDTHVQEDPTAEQLCEATLQAAYRMKLFGIEPKVALLSHSNFGSHDSKDALKMRQVRELLLKRNPRLNVDGEMQGDTAWDEALRQKLLPGSTLQGRANLFVLPNLEAANIAYNLVRVFTDGVAIGPILMGVNKPVHILTTSATSRRILNMTAIAAVDAQIRKQLEAEKKA, translated from the coding sequence ATGTCCAACGAAGATTTCAAACAGGCCGCCCTCGATTACCACCGGATGTCCCCGCCGGGAAAGATCAAGGTTTCCGCTACCAAGCCCATGCTGACCCAGCGCGACCTGTCGCTGGCGTATTCGCCGGGTGTGGCGTACGCCTGTGAAGCGATCAAGGCCGACCCGCAGCAGGCCAGCGAGCTGACCGCCCGCGGCAACCTGGTGGCGGTGATCTCCAACGGCACCGCGGTGCTGGGCCTGGGCAACATCGGTGCGCTGGCCGGCAAGCCGGTGATGGAAGGCAAGGGCGTGCTGTTCCAGAAGTTCGCCGGCATCGATGTGTTCGACATCGAAGTCGATGAGACCGACCCGGACAAGCTGGTCGACATCATCGCCTCGCTGGAGCCGACCTTCGGCGGCATCAACCTGGAAGACATCAAGGCACCGGAATGCTTCGTGGTCGAGCGCAAGCTGCGCGAGCGCATGAAGATCCCGGTGTTCCATGACGACCAGCACGGCACGGCGATCATCGTCGGCGCGGCGGTGCTCAACGCCATGGCGATCACCGGCAAGAAGATCGAGGAAGTGAAGCTGGCGACCACGGGCATGGGCGCGGCCGGCATTTCCTGCGTGAACATGCTGGTGCAACTGGGCCTGAAGCCGGAGAACATCCTGGCCTTCGACCGCGAAGGCGTGATCCACACCGGCCGTACCGACCTGGACCCGGAAAAGCAGCGCTATGCGCGCGACACCGACAAGCGCACCCTGGCCGAGATCGTCGACGGCGCGGATATCTTCCTGGGCCTGTCGGCGCCGGGCATCCTGACTGCCGACATGGTCAAGACCATGGCGCCGGATCCGGTGATCTTCGCGCTGGCCAACCCGACCCCGGAAATCATGCCGGAACTGGCGCGCGCCGCGCGTCCGGACGCGATCATCGGCACCGGCCGTTCGGACTACCCGAACCAGGTCAACAACGTGCTGTGCTTCCCGTACCTGTTCCGTGGTGCGCTGGACGTGGGCGCCACCGCGATCAACGAGGAAATGAAGATCGCCTGCGTGCGTGCCATCGCTGCACTGGCCCGCCGCGCCGCCACCGACATGGGCTCGGCCTACGGCGGCGACACCCCGAGCTTCGGCCGTGAATACCTGATCCCGCGTCCGTTCGACCGCCGCCTGCTGGTGGAGCTGTCGGCCGCCGTGGCCCAGGCCGCGATGGACTCGGGCGTGGCCTCGCGCCCGATCGAGGACATGGGCGCCTACCGCGACAAGCTGGCCCAGTTCGTCTACCGCACCAGCCTGATGATGAAGCCGGTCTACGACCGCGCGCGCAGCGACAAGCAGCGTGTGGTGTACGCCGAAGGCGAAGAGGAAGTGGTGCTGCAGGCGGTGCAGAACGTGGTCGATGACGGCCTGGCGCACCCGATCCTGATCGGCCGCCCGGAAGTGATCGAGTCGCGCATCGAGCGCCTCGGCCTGCGCCTGAAGATCGGCGAGAACGTTGAAGTCACTAACATCAACGACGATCCGCGCTTCAACGAATACTGGCAGTACTACCACGGCCTGACCGGCCGTCGTGGCGTGACCGTGGCCGCGGCGAAGAACCTGATGCGTTCGCGCCCGACCCTGATCGCCGCAGTGATGGTGGCGCGTGGCGAAGCCGATGCGATGCTGACCGGCATCGTCGGCCGCTTCCACAAGAAGCTGGGCTACGTGCGCAGCGTGCTGCCGCTGGAACCGAAGGTCACCTCGACCTCGGCGATGACCGGCGTGATCAACCAGCAGGGCGTGTTCTTCTTCGTCGATACCCACGTGCAGGAAGACCCGACCGCCGAGCAGCTGTGCGAAGCGACCCTGCAGGCGGCCTACCGCATGAAGCTGTTCGGCATCGAGCCGAAGGTCGCGCTGCTGTCGCACTCCAACTTCGGCAGCCATGATTCGAAGGACGCGCTGAAGATGCGCCAGGTGCGCGAGCTGCTGCTCAAGCGCAACCCGCGTCTGAACGTGGATGGCGAAATGCAGGGTGACACCGCGTGGGATGAAGCGCTGCGCCAGAAGCTGCTGCCGGGCTCGACCCTGCAGGGCCGCGCCAACCTGTTCGTGCTGCCGAACCTGGAAGCGGCCAACATCGCCTACAACCTGGTGCGCGTGTTCACCGACGGCGTGGCGATCGGTCCGATCCTGATGGGCGTGAACAAGCCGGTGCACATCCTGACCACCAGCGCGACCTCGCGCCGGATCCTGAACATGACCGCGATCGCCGCGGTCGATGCGCAGATCAGGAAGCAGCTGGAAGCGGAAAAGAAGGCGTAA
- a CDS encoding dicarboxylate/amino acid:cation symporter gives MHIPTAAPVPAKPLPIYRQLYFQVIVAIVLGAILGHYEPLVGEKMKPLGDAFINLVKMIIAPVIFLTIVTGIAGMTHLRTVGRVFIKAMVYFLFFSTLALVVGMIVAHVVQPGAGMNINPLDLDQTDVNNYVKKSHDLTLVGFLMDIIPKTLLSAFVDGNILQVLFVAVLFGIALASVGEKGKPIVNFLEALVAPVFKLVHILMKAAPIGAFGAIAFTIGKYGVGSLINLAWLVGSFYLTAFLFVAVILGLVCRLCGFSVFKLARYLKAELLLVLGTSSSESALPSLMEKMERAGCSKSVVGLVVPTGYSFNLDGTNIYMTLAALFIAQATNTELTLGHQIALLLVAMLSSKGAAGVTGAGFITLAATLAVVPEVPVAGMALILGVDRFMSECRSLTNFIGNAVATVVVSRWEGALDRNRLTLALDGRESELPPPVDALPEALPAKG, from the coding sequence ATGCACATCCCGACCGCAGCACCGGTGCCTGCAAAGCCGTTGCCGATCTATCGCCAGCTGTACTTCCAGGTGATCGTGGCGATCGTCCTGGGCGCCATCCTCGGCCACTACGAACCGCTGGTCGGCGAGAAGATGAAGCCGCTCGGCGATGCCTTCATCAACCTGGTGAAGATGATCATCGCGCCGGTGATCTTCCTGACCATCGTCACCGGCATCGCGGGAATGACCCACCTGCGCACCGTGGGCCGTGTGTTCATCAAGGCGATGGTGTATTTCCTGTTCTTCTCCACGCTGGCGCTGGTCGTCGGCATGATCGTGGCGCACGTGGTGCAGCCCGGCGCGGGCATGAACATCAATCCGCTCGACCTGGACCAGACCGACGTCAACAACTACGTCAAGAAATCGCATGACCTGACCCTGGTCGGCTTCCTGATGGACATCATCCCGAAGACGCTGCTCAGCGCCTTCGTCGATGGCAACATCCTGCAGGTGCTGTTCGTGGCCGTGCTGTTCGGCATCGCGCTGGCATCGGTGGGCGAGAAGGGCAAGCCGATCGTGAATTTCCTGGAGGCGCTGGTCGCCCCGGTGTTCAAGCTGGTGCACATCCTGATGAAGGCCGCCCCGATCGGCGCCTTCGGTGCGATCGCCTTCACCATTGGCAAGTACGGCGTCGGTTCGCTGATCAACCTGGCCTGGCTGGTGGGCTCGTTCTACCTCACCGCCTTCCTGTTCGTGGCGGTGATCCTCGGCCTGGTCTGTCGCCTGTGTGGCTTCTCGGTGTTCAAGCTGGCGCGCTACCTGAAGGCCGAACTGCTGCTGGTGCTTGGCACCTCTTCGTCGGAGTCGGCGCTGCCGTCGCTGATGGAGAAGATGGAACGTGCCGGTTGCAGCAAGTCGGTGGTGGGCCTGGTGGTCCCGACCGGCTACTCGTTCAACCTGGACGGCACCAACATCTACATGACCCTGGCCGCGCTGTTCATTGCCCAGGCCACCAATACCGAACTGACCCTGGGCCACCAGATCGCCCTGCTGCTGGTCGCCATGCTCAGCTCCAAGGGCGCGGCCGGCGTCACCGGTGCCGGCTTCATCACCCTGGCCGCCACACTGGCCGTGGTGCCGGAAGTGCCGGTGGCCGGCATGGCGCTGATCCTGGGCGTGGACCGTTTCATGAGCGAGTGCCGCTCGCTGACCAACTTCATCGGCAATGCGGTGGCCACCGTGGTGGTCTCGCGCTGGGAAGGCGCGCTGGACCGCAACCGCCTGACACTGGCGCTGGATGGCCGCGAAAGCGAACTGCCGCCGCCGGTCGATGCGCTGCCCGAGGCACTGCCGGCCAAGGGCTGA
- a CDS encoding porin, producing the protein MRPNPTLLALSLAALPAFASAADFDNWPTKYTFGDGTELAATANIAYDYNDFSSASGLEDDDAVRRKEFGATLKKKGVYDAMVYYDFQSDTWLDVFVRFESKAFFGRDVGRFRFGYMKTPVGLDANTSSRAGTFLETALPVQAFYAGRRTGVEWVLERPQYLLQAGAYGGKDLQGDNPGTTQAVRAVWTPVKAPGDVIHLGLAYSQENPRGYSDGRDVHHEASARLRARPEAGLTDIRYVDSGALVTADQIRRTGLEGIWIRGPFSLQAEALRATVTRHDGKPDYTGSGQYAMASWVLTGESRPYNAGAVANIKPAHNYGAVELVARYSRLDLDDGDILGGRQHDLTLGANWYLTSHFKFQANYVKVDASRRGVHSTPEIFELRAQMHF; encoded by the coding sequence ATGCGCCCGAATCCCACCTTGCTGGCCCTGTCGCTGGCCGCCCTTCCCGCCTTCGCCTCGGCTGCCGATTTCGACAACTGGCCGACCAAGTACACCTTCGGTGATGGCACCGAGCTGGCGGCCACCGCCAACATCGCCTACGACTACAACGACTTCTCCTCGGCCAGTGGCCTCGAGGACGACGATGCCGTGCGCCGCAAGGAATTCGGCGCGACGCTGAAAAAGAAGGGCGTCTACGATGCGATGGTCTACTACGACTTCCAGTCCGATACCTGGCTGGACGTGTTCGTGCGCTTCGAGAGCAAGGCCTTCTTCGGCCGTGACGTCGGCCGCTTCCGCTTCGGCTACATGAAGACTCCGGTCGGCCTGGACGCGAACACATCCTCGCGCGCCGGCACGTTCCTGGAAACCGCGCTGCCCGTGCAGGCCTTCTACGCCGGCCGCCGTACCGGCGTGGAATGGGTGCTGGAGCGCCCGCAGTACCTGCTGCAGGCCGGCGCCTATGGCGGCAAGGACCTGCAGGGCGACAACCCCGGCACCACCCAGGCCGTGCGTGCGGTGTGGACGCCGGTGAAGGCACCGGGTGATGTGATCCACCTGGGCCTGGCCTACTCGCAGGAGAATCCGCGTGGCTACAGCGATGGCCGCGACGTGCACCACGAAGCCAGCGCCCGCCTGCGCGCGCGCCCGGAAGCCGGCCTGACCGACATCCGCTACGTCGATTCCGGTGCGCTGGTTACCGCCGACCAGATCCGCCGCACCGGCCTGGAAGGCATCTGGATCCGCGGCCCGTTCTCGCTGCAGGCCGAAGCCCTGCGCGCCACGGTCACCCGCCATGACGGCAAGCCCGACTACACCGGCAGCGGCCAGTACGCGATGGCCAGCTGGGTGCTGACCGGTGAGTCGCGCCCGTACAACGCCGGCGCGGTGGCCAACATCAAGCCGGCGCACAACTACGGTGCGGTCGAACTGGTGGCGCGCTACAGCCGCCTGGATCTCGATGACGGCGACATCCTCGGTGGCCGCCAGCACGACCTCACCCTGGGTGCGAACTGGTACCTGACCAGCCACTTCAAGTTCCAGGCCAACTACGTGAAGGTCGATGCCAGCCGTCGTGGCGTGCACAGCACGCCGGAGATCTTCGAACTGCGCGCGCAGATGCACTTCTGA